Proteins encoded together in one Trichomycterus rosablanca isolate fTriRos1 unplaced genomic scaffold, fTriRos1.hap1 scaffold_100, whole genome shotgun sequence window:
- the LOC134304489 gene encoding trichohyalin-like — protein MNMFSCWTSPSDDDEPHRRVNEPEKKVKKRKWWQRHQKVEMQDVEGGEGSGVKGEEMGQGVEQNVLEDQADQIPKMEKQVVLGKTKPEKKVKKRKWWQRRQKVEMQDVEGQEGSRVKGEEMGQGVGQNVLEDQAEQIPKMEKQVKKRKWWQRRQKAEMQVASRDLVEEPEQVVLKDQRREPVNKVVLVSEIEMKKLEQVDPVEQVDPVEKTDQVVKKAKRQVDPVEKPDQVMKKVERQMAPLNLVEEPEQVILINQWKEHVKNRVRFIENEIKKAERQVDPVEKPDQVVKKAERQVDPVEKPDQVVKKVERQVDPVEKPDQVVKTVERQMAPLNLVEEPEQVILINQWKEHVKNRVRFIENEIKKAERQVDPVEKPDQVVKKVERQVDPVEKPDQVVKKAERQMDPVEKPDQVVKTVERQMAPLNLVEEPEQVILINQWKGHVKNRVRFIENEIKKAERQVDPVEKPDQVVKKVERQVDPVDTVLKPKQVGKNQIEIKKPNLEEKMVLKNLERMENKRLEKQVLQMDQMTKVEERADQVGLKTKVNNPEEQVGLQDRRVVLVNRVKEPDRDEAPEHQWTELEEPAALEHQTWKVKEQNLDRGCTEDPLKNISEVSSNKPDHEQLQDDVLVSPIVEAQPGESGALMESACEDEGVPMPKSRRTSLRTKRFQFFNV, from the exons ATGAACATGTTCTCCTGTTGGACTTCTCCATCTGACGATGACGAGCCGCACAGGCGGGTAAACGAACCGGAGAAGaaggtaaagaagagaaaatggtggcagagacaCCAGAAGGTGGAGATGCAGGACGTGGAGGGTGGGGAGGGAAGCGGGGTAAAGGGTGAAGAGATGGGGCAAGGAGTGGAGCAGAATGTTTTAGAGGACCAGGCAGACCAAATACCAAAGATGGAGAAGCAGGTGGTTCTGGGAAAAACCAAACCTGAGAAGaaagtaaagaagagaaaatggtggcagagacgccagaaGGTAGAGATGCAGGACGTGGAGGGTCAGGAGGGAAGCAGGGTAAAGGGTGAAGAGATGGGGCAAGGAGTGGGGCAGAATGTTTTAGAGGACCAGGCAGAACAAATACCAAAGATGGAGAAGCaggtaaagaagagaaaatggtggcagagacgccagaaGGCAGAGATGCAGGTGGCCTCACGggacctggtggaagaaccagagcaggtcgtCCTAAAGGACCAGAGGAGGGAACCagtaaacaaggtggttttgGTTTCTGAGATTGAGATGAAGAAGTTagagcaggtggacccagtggagcaggtggacccagtggaaaaaacagaccaggttgtgaagaaggccaagaggcaggtggacccagtggaaaaaccagaccaggtcatgaagaaggtagagaggcagatggccccgctgaacctggttgaagaaccagagcaggtcatcctaataaaccagtggaaggaacatgtaaaaaatagggttcgtttcatagagaatgagataaagaaggccgagaggcaggtggacccagtggaaaaaccagaccaggtcgtgaagaaggccgagaggcaggtggacccagtggaaaaaccagaccaggtcgtgaagaaggtcgagaggcaggtggacccagtggaaaaaccagaccaggtcgtgaagacggtagagaggcagatggccccgctgaacctggtggaagaaccagagcaggtcatcctaataaaccagtggaaggaacatgtaaaaaatagggttcgtttcatagagaatgagataaagaaggccgagaggcaggtggacccagtggaaaaaccagaccaggtcgtgaagaaggtcgagaggcaggtggacccagtggaaaaaccagaccaggtcgtgaagaaggccgagaggcagatggacccagtggaaaaaccagaccaggtcgtgaagacggtagagaggcagatggccccgctgaacctggtggaagaaccagagcaggtcatcctaataaaccagtggaagggacatgtaaaaaatagggttcgtttcatagagaatgagataaagaaggcagagaggcaggtggacccagtggaaaaaccagaccaggttgtgaagaaggtagagaggcaggtggacccagtggacacagtgttaaaACCAAAGCAGGTAGGAAAGAACcagattgaaataaagaagccaAATTTAGAGGAGAAAATGGTCCTCAAAAACCTGGAGAGGATGGAGAACAAAAGGCTGGAGAAGCAGGTGCTTCAGATGGACCAGATGACAAAGGTAGAAGAACGAGCGGATCAGGTAGGTTTGAAGACTAAGGTTAATAATCCTGAGGAGCAGGTGGGTCTACAGGACAGGCGGGTGGTTCTTGTGAACCGGGTGAAGGAACCAGACAGGGATGAAGCACCTGAGCACCAGTGGACAGAACTGGAGGAGCCAGCAGCTTTGGAGCACCAAACATGGAAAGTGAAGGAGCAGAACCTGGATAGAGGATGCACTGAAG ATCCACTGAAGAACATCTCTGAGGTGTCCTCAAACAAACCGGACCACGAGCAGCTGCAGGACGACGTTCTTGTTTCCCCCATCGTCGAAGCCCAACCTGGAGAGTCCGGGGCTCTGATGGAGAGCGCGTGTGAAGATGAAG GTGTCCCGATGCCCAAGTCGAGGAGAACCAGCCTGAGAACCAAACGGTTCCAGTTCTTCAACGTCTGA